The following proteins come from a genomic window of Edaphobacter sp. 4G125:
- a CDS encoding TonB-dependent receptor, translating into MATSTSNGFYGKLLRLSILLFLVVMTFGPSAYSQILYSNIVGNVTDDSKAVIPDAKVQARNVDTGTAIVGTTDGAGRYLLGNVPPGKFEITISKDGFSTYKTQNVVVGSNVAVRVDATLKIGSIADTITVSAGDAQLQTDQADVHTNIDAKQLQDLPQPTRTYQGLVGLATGVAPPSPDFAGGGGTNNPGRSFVIEANGTGDSSTDVRIDGVSAVNPWVQFYSTAVPSTEAIESVNVVTSSPEAEQGLAGGAQINVQLKSGTNKFHGSLYELHQDNALKARPYFQPVGTRLPKLIDNDFGGTIGGPILKDKLFFFGSYEGDFLVQGSSTFTTVPTQAMRTGDFSGVSTAIYDPQTGNQANGAGRTSFVGNRIPTARLSPITQKLIALVPQPNTTQFGPYTNNYFVNTPTTYRLHKIDTKFNWNPSSRLRVIGRYSSYPYNSTQVPVFGEQLGGSNTPSQHGNTYASTVGASYLLSPNLLLDGSWGFTRAHQLLIPIQDNVKAGSDTLGIPGTNLGSLPAAGGLPQFNFNGYSGYGYSYPYLEYNDPVFQYSANLTWTRGSHNLKFGVNISQQHMNHRETTPTQFYFSGGSTSLNGGASTNQFNSYADFLLGLENSRSNSQNPVPLTLRTWEYSFYARDQWRISPKLTITYGTGWEYFPVPTRADRGIERYDFDTNTYLICGKGSTPRDCGINVQKTLFAPRAGIAYRPIENTVVRAGFALTPEQLNMFRDGLYNYPANIGYSDNAINPFIAVAPLSDGIPVVQAPDLSAGSIPLVPGVSIATTPKHFVRGYIESYNLTVEQQFARNWTGQIAYVGTHTVHQHTRYNFNYGQVGGGVASQPFYKLYGITASEVNVLPLESMNYNSMQLNLGHKFTSGFQLNVGYTWSKWIAICCDTRGDSTPAIPIPQYFRLNRVASPKDMRHIFNLSGVAELPFGKNKAMLTHGVAAFLAGGWQLNGILSIHSGTPFSISADGSGLNAPGSQQRADQVKSVRVLGFNRTNPYFDPTAFQPVPSSQARFGTANFNSIYGPGAANLDLSLFRSFQLHDAWTLQLRADALNFTNTPHFSNPNNNNVSSVEYQTDANGNPNYANIVNLNGFGQITSTNPGNRLTDERYLRLGIKLAF; encoded by the coding sequence ATGGCGACATCAACATCTAATGGGTTTTACGGAAAATTGCTTCGGCTTTCGATTTTGCTTTTCCTTGTCGTTATGACTTTTGGGCCATCCGCTTACAGTCAGATTCTCTACTCGAATATCGTTGGAAACGTGACGGACGACTCTAAGGCGGTGATTCCTGATGCGAAGGTTCAGGCACGCAACGTGGATACGGGCACTGCGATAGTAGGAACGACGGATGGAGCGGGGCGATATCTGCTAGGGAATGTCCCGCCCGGCAAGTTCGAGATCACAATTTCGAAAGATGGCTTTTCAACTTACAAGACACAGAATGTGGTGGTAGGTTCCAACGTTGCGGTGCGCGTCGACGCAACCCTGAAGATTGGGTCTATAGCCGATACAATCACGGTTTCGGCGGGTGATGCACAGTTACAAACCGACCAGGCGGATGTCCATACGAACATTGACGCTAAGCAACTTCAGGACCTCCCACAACCTACTCGTACTTATCAGGGGCTTGTGGGCCTGGCTACCGGCGTCGCCCCTCCCAGCCCCGATTTTGCCGGAGGAGGAGGCACGAATAATCCCGGTCGCTCGTTCGTGATCGAAGCAAACGGAACTGGCGATAGCAGCACTGATGTTCGTATCGATGGTGTGAGCGCGGTAAATCCCTGGGTGCAGTTCTATTCAACCGCAGTTCCATCTACAGAAGCGATAGAGTCTGTGAACGTTGTGACGAGCAGCCCTGAGGCGGAGCAGGGGCTTGCGGGTGGAGCGCAGATAAACGTACAGCTCAAGAGTGGAACAAATAAGTTTCATGGGTCGCTCTATGAACTACATCAGGACAATGCGCTGAAAGCCCGTCCATATTTCCAGCCTGTTGGAACTCGTCTGCCGAAGCTCATCGACAATGATTTTGGTGGAACAATTGGCGGTCCAATCCTGAAAGATAAACTTTTCTTCTTCGGAAGCTACGAGGGGGATTTCCTGGTGCAGGGAAGCAGCACGTTTACAACGGTTCCCACGCAGGCCATGAGAACTGGTGACTTTTCGGGGGTATCGACGGCTATCTATGACCCGCAGACTGGCAATCAAGCCAATGGAGCAGGTAGGACGTCGTTCGTGGGGAACAGAATTCCGACTGCGCGTCTTAGCCCAATAACTCAGAAGCTGATTGCCCTTGTACCTCAACCAAACACGACACAGTTTGGCCCTTATACAAACAACTACTTTGTGAACACGCCTACGACGTACCGGCTGCACAAGATTGATACAAAATTCAACTGGAACCCAAGTTCAAGGTTGCGGGTTATTGGCAGATACAGTAGCTATCCGTATAACAGCACACAGGTTCCGGTATTCGGTGAACAATTGGGGGGATCGAACACACCCAGCCAGCATGGCAATACCTATGCAAGTACAGTGGGAGCATCTTATCTATTGTCCCCGAACCTTCTGCTTGACGGATCGTGGGGCTTCACGCGTGCACATCAGCTGTTGATCCCTATCCAAGATAACGTCAAGGCAGGTTCTGACACGTTGGGAATTCCGGGAACGAATTTGGGCTCCCTACCCGCAGCTGGAGGACTCCCGCAGTTCAATTTCAATGGGTATTCAGGATATGGCTATTCGTATCCCTATCTGGAATACAACGACCCGGTGTTCCAATACTCCGCAAATCTGACTTGGACGCGAGGGAGCCATAATCTCAAGTTCGGGGTGAATATTAGCCAACAACATATGAACCATCGCGAGACAACGCCGACGCAGTTTTACTTTAGCGGAGGCTCGACTTCTCTCAACGGAGGAGCAAGCACCAATCAATTCAATAGTTATGCCGACTTCCTGCTTGGACTTGAAAATAGTCGATCCAACAGCCAGAACCCTGTACCTCTGACACTGCGGACCTGGGAGTACAGCTTTTATGCTCGCGATCAGTGGAGAATATCTCCAAAGCTTACTATCACCTATGGAACGGGATGGGAGTACTTCCCTGTTCCCACACGCGCCGACCGGGGAATCGAACGGTACGACTTCGACACAAACACATATCTGATTTGTGGCAAAGGGTCGACTCCGCGTGATTGCGGTATTAACGTTCAGAAAACGCTCTTCGCGCCGAGGGCTGGTATCGCATATCGGCCGATTGAAAACACCGTTGTTCGTGCGGGATTTGCACTAACGCCGGAACAGTTGAACATGTTCCGCGATGGCCTCTATAACTATCCTGCGAATATTGGATATTCGGATAACGCTATCAATCCCTTCATTGCGGTGGCACCCCTTAGTGACGGAATCCCTGTAGTGCAGGCTCCGGATCTGAGTGCTGGCAGTATTCCGCTTGTGCCGGGAGTTTCGATCGCAACGACTCCAAAACATTTCGTCCGCGGCTACATCGAGTCTTACAACCTCACCGTCGAACAACAGTTCGCTCGCAACTGGACGGGACAGATAGCCTATGTGGGGACCCATACGGTCCATCAACATACACGGTACAACTTCAACTATGGGCAGGTTGGTGGAGGCGTGGCAAGCCAGCCGTTTTACAAGCTGTATGGAATCACCGCTTCTGAGGTGAATGTCCTACCGCTTGAATCGATGAACTATAACTCAATGCAGCTCAATCTGGGGCATAAATTTACCTCAGGATTCCAACTGAATGTCGGCTATACATGGTCCAAATGGATCGCAATATGCTGCGATACACGTGGAGACAGCACTCCGGCAATTCCGATCCCACAATATTTCCGCTTGAATCGAGTGGCGAGTCCGAAGGATATGCGTCATATTTTCAACCTGAGTGGTGTGGCTGAGCTGCCTTTTGGCAAGAACAAGGCCATGCTGACTCACGGTGTAGCGGCTTTTCTGGCGGGTGGATGGCAATTGAACGGCATTCTTTCTATTCATTCCGGAACGCCATTCTCAATCAGCGCAGACGGTTCCGGTTTGAATGCGCCCGGGAGTCAACAGCGAGCCGATCAAGTCAAGTCTGTAAGGGTACTCGGATTCAACCGAACCAATCCTTATTTCGATCCGACCGCATTCCAGCCTGTGCCTAGTTCTCAGGCGCGTTTTGGAACGGCAAATTTCAATAGTATCTATGGACCTGGAGCGGCGAATCTAGATCTGAGCCTATTTCGTTCGTTTCAGCTCCATGATGCATGGACGCTGCAGCTAAGAGCGGATGCATTGAATTTTACGAATACTCCGCATTTCTCGAATCCAAACAATAATAATGTCTCGTCCGTCGAGTACCAGACGGATGCCAATGGAAATCCCAATTATGCAAATATTGTGAACCTTAATGGATTTGGACAGATCACCTCGACGAATCCAGGCAATAGGCTTACTGATGAACGATATCTGAGGCTGGGAATTAAGCTGGCCTTTTGA
- a CDS encoding sodium:solute symporter family transporter yields the protein MHLNLIDYGIIGTYFAISLLVGWLVRRKATSATIFLHASRSLPTAVTTIAFVAANCGALEIVGIASASAKYGAKTLHFYWIGAIPAMLFLALFMMPTYISSSALTVPEFLKLRYNEATRQLSVFCSGIVMILVSGISLYAMSEVLGSSFGWSFTQTAFPVAAVVFLYVMMGGLTATIYNELLQFLLILVGLLPLTCFILRDFQGLSSLLDQLSPTMRHTWTGVPLFSPASPLDVIGIVMGLGFVLSFGYWCTDFLLIQRALAARSVSGARSTPLWASLVKIFFPALVVLPGLAAAVVFRGQKMNGYDQTLPRMMMHYYQHGLLGLGFTAILASLMSGLAGNISAVTTIWTHDIYRASFAPNKNDMHYVSVGRLFTLLAVLLSIATAYLALTYGNIMDYLQFLFSLFNAPLLATFLLGMFTTWVTPQGGFWGLLIGIFSSIAHGVGVRLRWIGYGSDMSANFYGAIIAFVCCMTVTLLVSCVTPVKPPELLANLTAENLTDQSIRTPRMMIVLAMCAALICIAMSILFR from the coding sequence ATGCATCTCAATCTCATCGACTACGGGATCATCGGTACGTATTTCGCGATCAGCCTTCTTGTAGGTTGGCTCGTCCGGCGGAAAGCGACCTCAGCAACCATATTTCTCCACGCATCACGATCTCTGCCCACGGCAGTGACAACGATTGCGTTTGTTGCAGCTAACTGCGGAGCACTCGAAATCGTGGGCATCGCGTCCGCCAGCGCAAAGTATGGCGCAAAGACACTCCATTTTTATTGGATCGGCGCTATACCAGCAATGCTTTTCCTCGCTTTGTTCATGATGCCGACCTACATAAGCAGTTCAGCCTTAACCGTGCCTGAATTTCTGAAACTCCGCTATAACGAAGCGACGCGACAACTTAGCGTTTTTTGCTCTGGAATCGTAATGATTCTAGTATCGGGAATCAGCTTATACGCCATGTCTGAAGTTTTGGGCTCATCCTTTGGATGGAGTTTTACCCAAACAGCTTTTCCAGTTGCTGCGGTGGTATTTCTCTACGTTATGATGGGCGGCCTTACAGCCACGATATACAACGAGTTGCTGCAGTTCTTGCTGATCCTGGTCGGCCTGTTGCCACTGACCTGTTTCATCCTCCGAGACTTTCAAGGTCTGTCCTCGTTGCTTGATCAGCTTAGTCCCACTATGCGGCACACTTGGACTGGAGTGCCATTGTTCTCTCCGGCATCACCATTAGATGTGATCGGTATCGTAATGGGATTAGGATTCGTCTTGAGCTTCGGGTATTGGTGTACCGACTTTCTTCTGATCCAGCGCGCTCTCGCCGCGCGCAGCGTATCCGGAGCTCGATCTACACCTCTATGGGCTTCTCTCGTCAAGATCTTCTTCCCTGCATTAGTGGTCTTGCCCGGATTGGCAGCCGCAGTCGTCTTTCGCGGTCAAAAGATGAATGGCTATGACCAGACATTGCCTCGAATGATGATGCATTACTATCAACATGGTCTTCTTGGACTAGGCTTCACCGCCATCTTGGCAAGCCTCATGTCAGGATTAGCTGGAAACATCAGCGCGGTAACGACGATATGGACTCACGATATTTACCGCGCCTCATTCGCGCCGAACAAAAACGACATGCACTACGTTTCCGTAGGACGGCTCTTTACATTGCTTGCGGTGCTATTGAGTATCGCAACGGCATATCTGGCGCTCACTTATGGGAACATCATGGATTATCTACAATTCCTCTTTTCTCTCTTCAACGCGCCTCTTCTCGCCACATTTCTCCTGGGCATGTTTACAACCTGGGTGACTCCGCAGGGAGGCTTCTGGGGCTTACTCATCGGCATCTTCTCTTCCATAGCGCACGGGGTTGGTGTACGCTTGCGGTGGATTGGCTATGGAAGTGACATGAGCGCAAACTTTTATGGCGCGATCATCGCGTTTGTCTGTTGCATGACCGTTACTTTGCTCGTTTCCTGCGTTACGCCAGTAAAGCCACCTGAACTATTAGCAAATCTAACAGCGGAGAATTTGACAGATCAGTCGATCCGAACGCCACGAATGATGATCGTACTGGCCATGTGCGCTGCCCTTATTTGTATCGCGATGAGTATCCTATTTCGATAA
- a CDS encoding LacI family DNA-binding transcriptional regulator — MDMRDIAKLAGVSSATVSRVINGSNLVRPETVERVRKVIEEVKFFPNTSATTLKYGRSGTYGLIIPDITNPFFPEFLKCFESIVVENDHEMLMATTDLHSGHMQQTIRRMLVRRVDGVALLASEIETEPFESLVHNRVPLVTMDRGHIANGLSDVAINNKSGMDQAMLHLKELGHKKIGYIGGSAGLTISEHRVEAFVRALKRVDLVPHPEFMRHGNYRVTGGMAAMTELLSLKDRPTAVLTANDVTAVGAMRVILKMGLTIPRDISIIGFDDIELSDIVHPPLTTLRLNRYDLAKTFYDALQHFKADSRTYGKRHVVKTNLVIRESTGPARKRTATGSSAI; from the coding sequence ATGGATATGCGGGATATCGCCAAGCTCGCTGGAGTTTCCAGTGCGACGGTGTCGCGGGTCATCAATGGATCGAATCTGGTACGGCCAGAAACCGTAGAACGTGTCCGTAAGGTAATTGAGGAAGTAAAGTTTTTCCCGAATACCTCGGCGACGACACTGAAATATGGCCGTAGTGGCACCTACGGACTCATCATCCCTGACATTACCAATCCCTTCTTTCCGGAGTTTCTCAAATGTTTTGAGAGCATCGTTGTCGAAAACGACCATGAGATGCTTATGGCGACAACGGATCTTCATTCCGGCCACATGCAACAGACGATCCGTCGCATGCTCGTGCGTAGAGTAGACGGCGTCGCTCTCTTGGCCTCCGAGATCGAGACGGAACCCTTTGAAAGCCTCGTTCACAATCGGGTCCCTCTAGTGACAATGGACCGCGGTCACATTGCCAACGGCCTAAGCGATGTAGCCATTAACAACAAGAGCGGCATGGACCAGGCTATGCTTCATCTCAAGGAGTTGGGACATAAAAAGATCGGATATATCGGAGGGTCAGCCGGTCTGACTATCTCTGAACATCGGGTCGAAGCATTTGTTCGTGCCTTAAAACGCGTCGACCTGGTCCCACATCCTGAATTCATGAGACATGGAAACTATCGGGTCACCGGTGGAATGGCTGCGATGACTGAGCTGCTGTCACTGAAAGACCGCCCCACGGCTGTACTTACCGCAAACGATGTCACTGCCGTTGGAGCCATGCGGGTGATTCTTAAGATGGGATTAACCATCCCTCGCGACATCTCGATCATAGGTTTTGACGATATCGAATTGAGCGATATCGTTCACCCACCGCTCACGACGCTACGGCTAAATCGTTACGATTTGGCAAAGACCTTTTATGATGCCTTACAGCATTTCAAGGCTGACTCACGCACATATGGCAAACGACACGTAGTGAAGACAAATCTTGTCATTAGAGAATCAACTGGCCCGGCACGGAAGCGGACTGCTACGGGTTCCTCTGCGATCTAA